The DNA window TACCGATTCTGCTATTAATGTTTCACGATTATATTTCGGTTCTTTGGCGGCGATTTTGACTAACATTGATTCCCGAAACAAAGGACTGACATTTAGTAAATCTGTTTGGTTTGCTTCTCGCATCTGCAAAGCTAAGTCTACACGGGGAGTGAGAAATTCCTCTAAATATCGTCTTGCGTTCCAATAATCACGGGAATTTTGAGTTGGCAAATATTTCATCCAGATTTTCTCGCCTGTTGCTTGTCTCACGAAGCGATAGCCGACCACAGACATCGCGTCGTATACTTTGGCAACGTCGAGGGGTAGTCCTTCTTGACTCGTACTGTTTCTATCTACAGGAATGCCCAGTACTAGACAAGAAATCACTCTCATTGTGAGTTCGACAAATAAAGGATCTACTTGGATTTCTTTTGGTGGTGCGGCTTCTTTAATTGTTGTAATTACTTGTTCACAAGCTTGGCTGATAATTTCTACATATTTCGAGAGATTACTAGAACTGAATTCTGGGTTCCAAGCTTTGCGTCGCCATTGCCACTCAGCCCCAGTTTCACCAATCATAATGGGGCTTGTAATATCATTCCAAGCTTGGCGCGATCGCGTCGACCTAATTAAGCTACCATCTTTCATCCCATTGATAATGATATCTTCAATAACTTTCGGTTTACTTAATATAACAACAGGGTTACTACCATTCCACACCACATACATAGGGCCTAGCTGTTGACTCCAAACAAAAAATTGCCAAAATAATTTCTTTTGTTTGACTGCTGCTAATACTTGGGGAATATTTGCTAACAACCAATGTTTAGGCGGTGAAGGAAGTGATTCTAGGGGTTTATATGTGTTTTTTTGTTTCCATCTGCGCCACCCCATTGTTCCCAACACACTAGTAAAACCCAGTGCTGTAGCGAGATAGGGAAAAGTTTCAGAATAAGCAGTCTGGGCAATAATATCTAGAAACATGAGTCCGCCTTTGTCTACCAAAAAATTCACTTTAGCCACCTTCCTCAGATTTTAAAATTCCTTCTTTTAGTTTAGGGGTTCAGCATTAGGTGTTCATGGTGAGGACTTACGTACCAGAATTGTGGAGATGAGGTGTGGGAGGTGTGGAAGGAGTGGGAGGATGGTGAAGAAATCTTTCCCCCCACACTCCCCACCCATGCGTAAGAAATCCGGGTGTAAAGGTTTTGAATACATACATCCTTACACCCTACTCTAAAACCTGAGTTTTTCGTTTTTTTGCGTAATACCAAATTAAAAAATGATTGCGACAAATGGATGGCTCAAAAGCTTACCAATCAACCCTTACCCAATCCAAAATCTAAAATCTAAAATCCAAAATGGTATAAGTTCTAGCAGACTTATACAGGTTGTAATTTTTCCTGCACAAGAGTTGCCCACTAGCCTAAACTGTAATTTATGGCATCTACTATTCAAGCTTTACCAACCGAAGTCGTATATCTCATTACAGCTGGTGAGGTGATAGACTCCTTGGCATCTGCTGTGAGGGAATTGGTGGAAAATTCTCTAGATGCAGGTGCAACGAGGATTGTGGTTTATTTATGGCCGCAACAATGGCGCATCCGTGTGGCTGACAATGGCTGTGGGATGAACCTGGAAGATTTGCAACAAGCTGCCACAGCCCATAGTACGAGTAAAATTCGCTCTAGCGATGATTTATGGAAAATTCACAGCTTGGGATTTCGGGGTGAAGCGTTGCACAGCTTGACGACTTTGGCAGAGTTAGAAATTTTGAGTCGTCCTGCTGATGGTAATTTGGGGTGGCGAGTTGTTTATGGTGATGATGGCAAAGCACAAACAGTAGAAGCAACAGCGATCGCACCTGGTACAGTAGTTACAGTCTCTCATCTTTTTGGTAATTGCCCATCTCGCCGCCAAGGTTTACCTAGTGCAGCACAGCAAATCAAAGCTGTGCAAGCCACAATTCATCAAATCGCTTTGTGTCATCCGCAAGTAACATGGCAACTATGGCACAATGACCGCATCTGGTTTACCATTTCTCCCGCCACTACCACCGGACAACTACTGCCGCAAATTCTACCCCAAGTCCGCCAAGGTGATTTACAAGAACTAAAACTCGAAATTCCTCCCAACTCCTCACTCCCCACTCCCCACTCCCAACTCTCCCTAGTAGTCGGACTACCCGACAGGTGTCATCGCCACCGCCCAGACTGGGTAAGAATCGCTGTTAATGGCAGAATGGTGAAATCGCCGGAACTTGAGCAGACAATTTTATCAGCGTTTCATCGGACTTTACCACGCGATCGCTATCCTATTTGTTTATTACATCTAGAAATTTCTCCCGACCAAATTAACTGGAATCGCAACCCAGCCAAAACGGAAATCTA is part of the Aulosira sp. FACHB-615 genome and encodes:
- a CDS encoding cytochrome P450 encodes the protein MAKVNFLVDKGGLMFLDIIAQTAYSETFPYLATALGFTSVLGTMGWRRWKQKNTYKPLESLPSPPKHWLLANIPQVLAAVKQKKLFWQFFVWSQQLGPMYVVWNGSNPVVILSKPKVIEDIIINGMKDGSLIRSTRSRQAWNDITSPIMIGETGAEWQWRRKAWNPEFSSSNLSKYVEIISQACEQVITTIKEAAPPKEIQVDPLFVELTMRVISCLVLGIPVDRNSTSQEGLPLDVAKVYDAMSVVGYRFVRQATGEKIWMKYLPTQNSRDYWNARRYLEEFLTPRVDLALQMREANQTDLLNVSPLFRESMLVKIAAKEPKYNRETLIAESVEFLIAGTDTTAHTLSFAVAELSLNPQVFQQARDLVDQVWQKFGGVNLETFKELTYIRAILKETLRLYTIASGSTSLEAHRDTVIEGQVIPRGTKISWSILAAGRDPEFYPHPEEFLPERWLDTSKETSSLPMINFGSGLHRCLGEHLSMLEGTMMLALLLRYFDWELVNGRSSVEELQQNLLIHPADKMPVRFWLRNLPS
- the mutL gene encoding DNA mismatch repair endonuclease MutL, whose product is MASTIQALPTEVVYLITAGEVIDSLASAVRELVENSLDAGATRIVVYLWPQQWRIRVADNGCGMNLEDLQQAATAHSTSKIRSSDDLWKIHSLGFRGEALHSLTTLAELEILSRPADGNLGWRVVYGDDGKAQTVEATAIAPGTVVTVSHLFGNCPSRRQGLPSAAQQIKAVQATIHQIALCHPQVTWQLWHNDRIWFTISPATTTGQLLPQILPQVRQGDLQELKLEIPPNSSLPTPHSQLSLVVGLPDRCHRHRPDWVRIAVNGRMVKSPELEQTILSAFHRTLPRDRYPICLLHLEISPDQINWNRNPAKTEIYLNELNYWQEQITQAIDQALRIDDANFKEAVQTTRVSKLIKAAEEKGGYQFHPSKTENTQHSRFDSAQCTALGTQHLKAVAQVSNTYIVAEHPGGMWLVEQHIAHERVLYEQICDNWQLVPVEPPIILYQLSPAQVSQLQRIGLDIETFGEQLWAVRNIPALLQQREDCAAAILELSWGGDLQAAQVAVACRTAIRNGTPLSLPEMQTLLDQWQRTRNPRTCPHGRPIYLSLEESALARFFRRHWVIGKSHGI